One part of the Palaemon carinicauda isolate YSFRI2023 chromosome 23, ASM3689809v2, whole genome shotgun sequence genome encodes these proteins:
- the LOC137617328 gene encoding Na(+)/citrate cotransporter-like isoform X1, producing MLLHHHYRDMSMQFELVSYVRHLGRHWRSIALVTTPLIFSPVIIIGQTAEFRCAYVILIMATYWIAEILPLAVTSLIPVFAFPILGVLGTKVVTVVYLKDTNLLFLGGLMMAVAVEHCNLHKRIALFVLLHVGQSPKRLLAGFMLITTFLSMWISNTATAAMMVPIVDAVVKDIEEAEVLKRRRVEAVTAEEEELQEETHLMEPEESRYTLMEENVESFTREEPVERSSHLRKVLYRTKDSSQAMKKMLFLGVAFAANIGGTGSPLGCGPNIVVFSILQSTFGEGTGLNFASWMIFNIPGMIACMTLGWCWLLVLCKVCSFRRKKREIIADDEHQQQSIRKFLLTQYEALGPISQHEVVVSVSFTILVFLWVFRNPGFINGWAHYFGKRYIHNASPALFMVFMLFCIPRRFKEETDEDPPKLKTPEGCLTWEVIHEKTPWDIILLLGGGLALAEGARVSGLSRWMGYWLQSLAFLPMGLIVFIVCIFMATLTEVASNTATAAMFLPVVKDMALALSVNPIYLMLPAAVCCAYAFMLPVATPGNAIVLKRSGLKPTEMISAGFVMNILCIITINIMINTLGLALFDFNTFPDWAKNVTSFAP from the exons GAATTCCGATGTGCCTATGTGATCCTCATAATGGCAACCTACTGGATAGCGGAGATCCTTCCCTTGGCAGTAACATCCCTGATCCCAGTGTTCGCCTTCCCTATCCTAGGAGTCCTTGGAACGAAGGTCGTGACCGTCGTATACCTGAAGGATACCAACCTCCTGTTCTTAGGCGGACTCATGATGGCTGTAGCGGTCGAGCACTGCAATCTCCACAAGAGGATTGCACTCTTTGTCTTGCTGCATGTCG GCCAAAGTCCCAAGCGTCTCCTAGCTGGTTTTATGCTGATCACGACATTCCTGTCCATGTGGATATCCAACACAGCCACTGCAGCAATGATGGTGCCAATCGTGGATGCCGTTGTCAAGGATATAGAAGAG GCAGAAGTGTTGAAGAGACGTCGCGTGGAAGCGGTGACAGCCGAAGAGGAAGAGTTACAAGAAGAAACACATTTAATGGAACCCGAGGAAAGTCGATATACCTTAATGGAGGAAAATGTCGAGTCCTTCACACGCGAGGAACCTGTTGA GAGATCGAGTCACTTACGAAAAGTTCTGTACCGGACAAAGGATTCCTCTCAGGCCATGAAGAAGATGCTCTTCCTGGGAGTAGCCTTTGCGGCAAACATAGGAGGAACTGGGTCTCCTTTGGGTTGTGGACCCAACATAGTGGTCTTCAGCATTCTTCAAAG CACTTTCGGCGAAGGAACCGGCCTCAACTTCGCGTCCTGGATGATATTCAATATTCCCGGAATGATCGCTTGCATGACCCTTGGCTGGTGCTGGTTGCTGGTGCTTTGCAAAGTGTGCAG TTTCCGCAGGAAGAAGCGAGAGATAATAGCAGACGACGAACACCAACAACAGTCGATCAGAAAATTCCTGCTGACTCAGTACGAAGCTCTTGGACCCATTTCCCAACATGAAGTGGTGGTCTCCGTCTCTTTCACGATTTTGGTGTTCCTCTGGGTGTTCCGAAATCCTGGATTTATCAACGGCTGGGCACACTACTTCGGCAAGAG GTACATCCACAATGCCAGCCCAGCATTGTTTATGGTATTCATGCTGTTCTGCATTCCAAGACGTTTCAAGGAAG AAACTGACGAAGACCCGCCAAAACTAAAGACGCCCGAAGGCTGCCTCACTTGGGAAGTGATCCACGAGAAAACGCCCTGGGACATCATTCTCCTCTTGGGTGGGGGACTGGCCTTGGCAGAAGGTGCTAGAGTGTCAGGTTTATCGAGATGGATGGGTTACTGGCTACAATCCCTCGCATTCCTGCCAATGGGACTCATTGTCTTCATCGTATGCATATTCATGGCAACGCTTACAGAGGTGGCTTCCAATACGGCGACAGCGGCCATGTTTCTTCCCGTCGTAAAAGATATG GCACTGGCTCTTAGTGTTAATCCAATATACCTGATGCTTCCAGCAGCTGTCTGTTGTGCCTACGCCTTTATGTTACCCGTGGCCACTCCTGGTAATGCCATTGTTCTGAAAAGATCAGGACTCAAGCCGACTGAGATG atctCGGCTGGATTCGTGATGAACATCTTATGCATCATAACCATCAATATTATGATCAACACGCTCGGATTGGCCTTGTTTGATTTCAACACCTTCCCTGATTGGGCCAAAAACGTCACTTCGTTTGCACCCTGA
- the LOC137617328 gene encoding Na(+)/citrate cotransporter-like isoform X2, with product MSMQFELVSYVRHLGRHWRSIALVTTPLIFSPVIIIGQTAEFRCAYVILIMATYWIAEILPLAVTSLIPVFAFPILGVLGTKVVTVVYLKDTNLLFLGGLMMAVAVEHCNLHKRIALFVLLHVGQSPKRLLAGFMLITTFLSMWISNTATAAMMVPIVDAVVKDIEEAEVLKRRRVEAVTAEEEELQEETHLMEPEESRYTLMEENVESFTREEPVERSSHLRKVLYRTKDSSQAMKKMLFLGVAFAANIGGTGSPLGCGPNIVVFSILQSTFGEGTGLNFASWMIFNIPGMIACMTLGWCWLLVLCKVCSFRRKKREIIADDEHQQQSIRKFLLTQYEALGPISQHEVVVSVSFTILVFLWVFRNPGFINGWAHYFGKRYIHNASPALFMVFMLFCIPRRFKEETDEDPPKLKTPEGCLTWEVIHEKTPWDIILLLGGGLALAEGARVSGLSRWMGYWLQSLAFLPMGLIVFIVCIFMATLTEVASNTATAAMFLPVVKDMALALSVNPIYLMLPAAVCCAYAFMLPVATPGNAIVLKRSGLKPTEMISAGFVMNILCIITINIMINTLGLALFDFNTFPDWAKNVTSFAP from the exons GAATTCCGATGTGCCTATGTGATCCTCATAATGGCAACCTACTGGATAGCGGAGATCCTTCCCTTGGCAGTAACATCCCTGATCCCAGTGTTCGCCTTCCCTATCCTAGGAGTCCTTGGAACGAAGGTCGTGACCGTCGTATACCTGAAGGATACCAACCTCCTGTTCTTAGGCGGACTCATGATGGCTGTAGCGGTCGAGCACTGCAATCTCCACAAGAGGATTGCACTCTTTGTCTTGCTGCATGTCG GCCAAAGTCCCAAGCGTCTCCTAGCTGGTTTTATGCTGATCACGACATTCCTGTCCATGTGGATATCCAACACAGCCACTGCAGCAATGATGGTGCCAATCGTGGATGCCGTTGTCAAGGATATAGAAGAG GCAGAAGTGTTGAAGAGACGTCGCGTGGAAGCGGTGACAGCCGAAGAGGAAGAGTTACAAGAAGAAACACATTTAATGGAACCCGAGGAAAGTCGATATACCTTAATGGAGGAAAATGTCGAGTCCTTCACACGCGAGGAACCTGTTGA GAGATCGAGTCACTTACGAAAAGTTCTGTACCGGACAAAGGATTCCTCTCAGGCCATGAAGAAGATGCTCTTCCTGGGAGTAGCCTTTGCGGCAAACATAGGAGGAACTGGGTCTCCTTTGGGTTGTGGACCCAACATAGTGGTCTTCAGCATTCTTCAAAG CACTTTCGGCGAAGGAACCGGCCTCAACTTCGCGTCCTGGATGATATTCAATATTCCCGGAATGATCGCTTGCATGACCCTTGGCTGGTGCTGGTTGCTGGTGCTTTGCAAAGTGTGCAG TTTCCGCAGGAAGAAGCGAGAGATAATAGCAGACGACGAACACCAACAACAGTCGATCAGAAAATTCCTGCTGACTCAGTACGAAGCTCTTGGACCCATTTCCCAACATGAAGTGGTGGTCTCCGTCTCTTTCACGATTTTGGTGTTCCTCTGGGTGTTCCGAAATCCTGGATTTATCAACGGCTGGGCACACTACTTCGGCAAGAG GTACATCCACAATGCCAGCCCAGCATTGTTTATGGTATTCATGCTGTTCTGCATTCCAAGACGTTTCAAGGAAG AAACTGACGAAGACCCGCCAAAACTAAAGACGCCCGAAGGCTGCCTCACTTGGGAAGTGATCCACGAGAAAACGCCCTGGGACATCATTCTCCTCTTGGGTGGGGGACTGGCCTTGGCAGAAGGTGCTAGAGTGTCAGGTTTATCGAGATGGATGGGTTACTGGCTACAATCCCTCGCATTCCTGCCAATGGGACTCATTGTCTTCATCGTATGCATATTCATGGCAACGCTTACAGAGGTGGCTTCCAATACGGCGACAGCGGCCATGTTTCTTCCCGTCGTAAAAGATATG GCACTGGCTCTTAGTGTTAATCCAATATACCTGATGCTTCCAGCAGCTGTCTGTTGTGCCTACGCCTTTATGTTACCCGTGGCCACTCCTGGTAATGCCATTGTTCTGAAAAGATCAGGACTCAAGCCGACTGAGATG atctCGGCTGGATTCGTGATGAACATCTTATGCATCATAACCATCAATATTATGATCAACACGCTCGGATTGGCCTTGTTTGATTTCAACACCTTCCCTGATTGGGCCAAAAACGTCACTTCGTTTGCACCCTGA